A window from Dermacentor albipictus isolate Rhodes 1998 colony chromosome 10, USDA_Dalb.pri_finalv2, whole genome shotgun sequence encodes these proteins:
- the LOC135911479 gene encoding uncharacterized protein isoform X3 has product MPRPQRVLAILGNHHNQQRYRCERHRRPRNSSGCHAHIGFWPFLEIIINNRIDARGARDVGTEEEEEDVDAMYFSQVEPSKSAAEAGSSVPRTPHFVICPSSPATGHPPLSSPVAGTSLPPVMFAFPLEPEEAAPVKQRRKRRGKRKRKRRKKGAKRNDGAGHEENAPKARSELTLTANAGNVASATNAPTLDGAPATKVEDGASSPGLGTCVGQLPRAAISVDKISEKSPDASEGRNSRQLPPGAGRTKSGIDHSMGSVHSSTKGSTGAAVTKAAPTSGESASYAVAAFALLSIVIFLVLLLPNRPVREAVVLALRKNSPRPVSPPPSKKPPAHVRRVTKAASSTATTKKTRSFT; this is encoded by the exons ATGCCACGCCCACAGCGGGTTTTGGCCATTCTTGGAAATCATCATAATCAACAACGGTATAGATGCGAGAGGCACAGACGACCTAGGAACAGTAGTGGATGCCACGCCCACATTGGGTTTTGGCCATTCTTGGAAATCATCATCAACAACCGTATAGATGCGAGAGGCGCACGCGACGTAggaacagaagaagaagaagaagacgtggaCGCCATGTACTTTAGCCAGGTGGAACCGAGCAAAAGTGCAGCTGAAGCCGGGTCATCCGTTCCAAGGACGCCTCACTTCGTCATATGCCCGAGCTCGCCGGCGACCGGGCACCCCCCCTTAAGCAGCCCCGTGGCCGGAACATCGCTGCCGCCCGTTATGTTCGCGTTTCCGCTCGAGCCCGAGGAAGCGGCGCCCGTAAAGCAGCGTCGGAAGCGCAGGGGCAAGAGAAAGAGGAAGCGCAGGAAGAAGGGTGCCAAGCGCAACGACGGGGCCGGCCACGAGGAGAACGCGCCCAAG GCCAGATCAGAGTTAACGCTCACAGCGAACGCCGGGAACGTTGCCTCGGCTACCAACGCACCAACGCTCGACGGCGCCCCGGCGACCAAGGTCGAGGACGGGGCCTCCAGTCCCGGCCTTGGTACCTGCGTCGGCCAGCTCCCGCGGGCGGCCATCTCGGTCGACAAGATTTCGGAGAAAAGCCCCGACGCGAGCGAAGGCAGGAATTCTAGGCAGCTGCCGCCGGGTGCCGGGCgcacgaagagcggcatcgacCACTCGATGGGCTCCGTTCACTCTAGCACAAAGGGCTCGACGGGAGCAGCGGTGACAAAAGCAGCGCCGACAAGCGGCGAGTCGGCGTCCTACGCGGTCGCAGCGTTCGCTCTGCTGTCCATAGTCATCTTTCTGGTACTGCTGCTGCCGAACAGGCCTGTCAGGGAAGCGGTCGTCTTGGCTCTGCGGAAGAACTCTCCCCGCCCCGTCTCCCCGCCACCGTCAAAAAAGCCTCCGGCGCACGTGAGACGCGTGACCAAGGCGGCTTCGTCCACTGCCACCACGAAAAAAACTCGTTCTTTTACATAA